A single region of the Maylandia zebra isolate NMK-2024a linkage group LG17, Mzebra_GT3a, whole genome shotgun sequence genome encodes:
- the usp6nl gene encoding USP6 N-terminal-like protein isoform X4, producing MLKNWDKYKNSEKLLRRIYKGIPLQLRGEVWCLLLDIPKIKEEKKDFYEKLKARARGISPDIRQIDLDVNRTYRDHIMFMHRYDVKQQALFHVLTAYSMYNTEVGYCQGMSQITALLLIYMNEEDAFWALVKLLSGQKHAMHGFFVPGFPKLMRFQEHHDRILKKMMPKLKQHLDNQEVFTSLYTMKWFFQCFLDRTPFTLTLRIWDIYILEGERVLPAMSYTLLKLHKKHLMKLSMEELVEFLQVTLSKDFFCEDDFVIEQLQASMTELRRAKLELPTPGKEDEFPKKPLGQLPPEIAVANHVANGQSHAEPAEPPREPSPLPDPQRDGRPPSRAHRESLEKRIRHHKGDKRETHSRGSGEISNETQKQSTYTTPERGATPLSAPTPTPQMTAVDGGKAHAIANHNSNAASSSRRDMPGPRWVKPSETKLEALREIQMSRGPSPAPSSPDDTAQPHRRPRSKGYAPGTDRGSNASQYDNVPGLPEQDFEILELEKPPSRLRPFRNEIPYNVSALHQGSPSHGSSLSGSVVSVAPGPRMARQPLPPRFPHNSPVNVPTGYPDPKNQFHTPPHQHSPGRTTTEVPIPHPTQSVDNRLYALPSRYPAPPSALYGERAYATTQRQPNSFSPDKTLMNNTFATYRRQPTHSSARNPRNPRPPLELDNQGSSTPIYLQQLTSTAQVYRFEGHQRGEPNPHYLPAQQGVDGLQWEPTEELPPTSPGGMPRSPSFQKAQMSPLAEFTFPDNPDALRQYRPQLQEQQQHQQPVLRQQLPQLFGGPHYRHAQEAFAMQESMLL from the exons AAACTGAAGGCCAGAGCCAGAGGAATATCCCCCGACATCCGGCAGATCGACCTGGATGTGAACCGAACCTACAGGGACCACATCATGTTCATGCATCGCTATGATGTCAA GCAGCAGGCACTCTTCCATGTCCTCACAGCCTATTCCATGTACAACACG gagGTGGGCTACTGCCAGGGCATGAGTCAGATCACAGCTCTGCTGCTGATCTACATGAATGAAGAGGACGCCTTCTGGGCTCTCGTCAAACTGCTGTCTGGGCAGAAGCACGCCATGCACG GGTTTTTTGTCCCTGGTTTCCCGAAGCTGATGCGTTTCCAGGAGCACCACGACCGCATCCTCAAGAAGATGATGCCCAAACTGAAACAGCACCTG GACAACCAAGAGGTGTTCACCAGTCTCTACACCATGAAGTGGTTCTTCCAGTGCTTTCTGGACAGA ACTCCCTTCACACTGACCCTCAGGATCTGGGACATCTATATCTTGGAGGGTGAAAGAGTGCTGCCTGCCATGTCCTACACGCTCCTCAAACTGCACAAGA agcaCCTGATGAAGCTGTCCATGGAGGAGCTGGTGGAGTTTCTGCAGGTGACTTTGTCCAAAGATTTCTTCTGCGAGGACGACTTTGTGATCGAGCAGCTGCAGGCGTCCATGACAGAGCTCAGGAGGGCGAAGCTGGAGCTGCCCACACCAG GTAAAGAGGACGAGTTTCCCAAGAAGCCTCTAGGGCAGCTTCCTCCTGAGATAGCCGTAGCAAACCACGTGGCCAACGGTCAAAGCCACGCGGAGCCAGCCGAGCCCCCCAGGGAGCCAAGTCCTCTACCAGACCCCCAGCGGGACGGACGGCCCCCGAGCCGAGCCCACCGGGAATCGCTGGAGAAACGGATCCGTCACCACAAGGGGGACAAAAGGGAAACCCACTCCAGGGGGTCAGGTGAAATCTCAAATGAGACACAAAAGCAatccacctacaccacaccagagaGGGGGGCGACACCACTGTCAGCCCCCACCCCAACACCACAGATGACCGCTGTGGATGGAGGAAAGGCTCACGCCATCGCCAACCACAACTCCAACGCAGCCTCTAGCTCCCGCAGAGACATGCCTGGGCCCCGGTGGGTCAAACCCTCCGAGACAAAGCTAGAAGCTTTGCGGGAAATTCAGATGAGCCGAGGGCCATCGCCGGCTCCTTCCAGCCCAGATGACACCGCTCAGCCTCACCGCCGGCCACGCTCCAAGGGCTACGCCCCCGGCACCGACCGAGGCTCCAATGCCTCCCAGTATGATAATGTACCAGGGCTGCCGGAGCAGGACTTCGAGATCCTGGAGCTTGAGAAGCCTCCGTCCAGATTGAGGCCCTTTCGTAATGAGATACCCTACAATGTGTCAGCCCTGCATCAGGGCAGCCCGAGCCACGGGTCCAGCCTGTCTGGGAGTGTCGTCTCCGTGGCACCCGGGCCCAGAATGGCCAGACAGCCTCTTCCTCCTCGTTTTCCTCACAACAGTCCTGTAAATGTTCCGACTGGCTACCCTGACCCAAAGAACCAGTTCCATACCCCACCTCATCAGCACTCCCCAGGCAGGACTACTACTGAGGTCCCCATTCCACATCCCACCCAAAGCGTGGACAACAGACTCTATGCTCTGCCCTCCCGATATCCTGCACCGCCCAGTGCATTGTATGGAGAACGAGCGTATGCCACCACCCAGCGACAGCCCAACAGCTTCTCCCCAGACAAGACCCTCATGAATAACACCTTCGCCACCTACCGCAGGCAGCCAACGCACAGCTCCGCCCGCAATCCTCGGAACCCCAGGCCTCCCCTGGAGCTGGACAACCAAGGGAGCTCCACCCCCATCTATCTGCAACAGCTCACCTCCACAGCACAGGTCTACAGGTTCGAAGGACACCAGCGGGGTGAGCCAAACCCGCACTACCTGCCAGCTCAGCAGGGTGTAGATGGGCTCCAGTGGGAGCCAACGGAGGAGTTGCCCCCTACATCCCCAGGTGGGATGCCTCGCTCGCCCAGCTTCCAGAAGGCGCAGATGTCGCCCCTCGCAGAGTTCACCTTCCCCGACAACCCGGACGCCCTGCGTCAGTACCGACCGCAACTccaagagcagcagcagcaccagcagcCTGTGTTACGGCAACAGCTTCCTCAGCTGTTTGGAGGACCACACTACAGGCACGCACAGGAGGCGTTTGCCATGCAGGAGTCCATGCTGCTGTGA